The Malus domestica chromosome 13, GDT2T_hap1 genome includes a window with the following:
- the LOC114820549 gene encoding probable carotenoid cleavage dioxygenase 4, chloroplastic, with the protein MDAFSSSFLSAFPAFSTPKLSSISSIRMEERPSSKPPASRPPPSQQPPRTTPPPPLAAKADHALQNNASTFTAAKQTVSALPAVIFNALDDFINSFIDPPVKPSVDPRHVLSHNFAPVEELPPTECEIIHGSLPPCLDGAYIRNGPNPQYLPRGPYHLFDGDGMLHSVRISGGRAVLCSRYVKTYKYTVERDARHPILPNFFSSFNGLTASATRGALSAARVLTGQYNPANGIGLANTSLAFFGDRLYALGESDLPYSLRLTSNGDIETLGRHDFDGKLSMNMTAHPKIDPDTGEAFAFRYGFIRPFLTYFRFDSNGVKQPDVPIFSMVTPTFLHDFAITKKHAIFADIQIGLNLIDMITKRATPFGLDPSKVPRIGVIPLYAKDESEMRWFEVPGFNGVHATNAWDEDDAIVMVAPNVLSAEHVLERVDLVHCLVEKVRIDLKTGIVTRQPISTRNLDFAVINPAYLGRKNKYVYAAEGDPMPKISGVVKLDVSNVEHKECIVASRMFGPGCYGGEPFFVAREPENPEADEDNGFLVSYVHDEKAGESRFLVMDAKSPQLDIVAAVRMPRRVPYGFHGLFVRESDLNNL; encoded by the exons ATGGAtgccttctcttcctccttcctaTCTGCTTTTCCTGCCTTCTCTACCCCCAAACTCAGCAGTATTTCCTCTATCAGAATGGAAGAAAGACCCAGCTCCAAACCACCAGCTTCAAGGCCGCCGCCGTCGCAGCAGCCTCCGAGAACCACTCCACCACCGCCGCTAGCGGCAAAAGCCGATCATGCTCTTCAAAACAATGCCTCAACTTTCACTGCGGCAAAACAAACAGTTTCTGCGCTGCCTGCAGTGATCTTCAATGCTTTGGACGATTTCATCAACAGCTTCATCGACCCTCCAGTGAAACCCTCAGTGGACCCCAGGCACGTGCTCTCCCACAACTTTGCTCCGGTTGAGGAGCTTCCGCCGACGGAGTGTGAGATCATACACGGCTCCCTGCCTCCGTGCCTCGACGGAGCCTACATTCGCAATGGCCCCAACCCGCAATACCTTCCGCGTGGGCCCTACCACCTGTTCGACGGGGACGGCATGCTTCACTCCGTTAGGATCTCCGGAGGCCGCGCGGTGCTCTGCAGCCGATATGTCAAGACCTACAAGTACACCGTTGAGCGTGACGCCCGCCACCCTATACTTCCCAACTTCTTCTCTAGCTTCAACGGCCTCACCGCTTCCGCCACACGTGGCGCTCTCTCCGCTGCCCGGGTCCTTACAG GCCAATACAATCCTGCAAATGGCATTGGTCTTGCAAACACAAGTTTGGCCTTCTTTGGCGACCGACTTTACGCTCTCGGCGAGTCCGATCTCCCTTACTCCCTCCGCCTGACGTCCAACGGAGATATCGAAACTCTGGGACGCCATGATTTCGATGGCAAGCTCTCCATGAACATGACAGCTCATCCCAAGATAGACCCTGACACGGGGGAGGCCTTCGCCTTCCGCTATGGCTTTATACGGCCGTTTCTAACCTACTTCCGCTTCGATTCGAATGGCGTGAAGCAGCCGGACGTTCCGATATTCTCCATGGTCACTCCAACGTTCCTCCATGACTTTGCAATCACCAAAAAACATGCCATATTTGCTGACATACAAATTGGGTTGAACCTTATTGACATGATCACTAAACGAGCCACCCCATTTGGTTTGGACCCCTCGAAAGTGCCaagaattggagtgattccgcTGTACGCAAAGGACGAGTCGGAGATGAGGTGGTTTGAGGTGCCGGGTTTCAACGGCGTACACGCCACCAATGCATGGGATGAGGACGATGCTATTGTGATGGTGGCACCAAACGTTTTGTCAGCAGAGCACGTACTGGAGAGGGTGGATCTTGTTCATTGCTTGGTTGAGAAGGTTCGGATTGATCTCAAAACGGGGATTGTGACGAGGCAGCCGATTTCGACCAGAAATCTGGATTTCGCCGTGATCAATCCGGCTTACCTGGGGAGGAAGAATAAGTATGTGTATGCAGCTGAGGGTGATCCCATGCCTAAGATATCAGGAGTTGTAAAATTGGATGTGTCCAATGTGGAGCACAAGGAGTGTATTGTGGCCAGCAGGATGTTTGGGCCGGGGTGCTACGGGGGCGAGCCGTTTTTCGTGGCCAGAGAGCCCGAGAATCCTGAGGCGGACGAGGACAACGGGTTTTTGGTGTCGTATGTTCACGATGAGAAGGCCGGGGAATCGAGGTTCTTGGTGATGGATGCAAAGTCTCCTCAGCTTGACATTGTGGCTGCTGTGAGGATGCCCCGGCGGGTGCCTTATGGCTTCCACGGACTCTTTGTGAGGGAAAGTGATCTCAACAATTTGTAG
- the LOC103451952 gene encoding Spermidine synthase 1-like — protein sequence MADESVAGSADFPVKRPREEEENGSAAAASAVSMEPDGGKEPDSVSAVIPGWFSEISSMWPGEAHSLKIEKILFQGKSDYQNVMVFQSATYGKVLVLDGVIQLTERDECAYQEMITHLPLCSIPNPKKVLVIGGGDGGVLREVARYSSVEKIDICEIDKMVIDVSKQFFPEVAIGYEDPRVTLHVGDGVAFLKAVPAGTYDAVIVDSSDPIGPAKELFEKPFFQTVANALRPGGVVCTQAESIWLHMHIIEDIVANCREIFKGSVNYAWTTVPTYPSGVIGFMLCSTEGPAVDFKHPVNSIDESKRPLRFYNSEIHTAAFCLPSFAKKVIDAKAK from the exons ATGGCGGACGAGAGTGTGGCGGGGTCCGCTGATTTTCCGGTGAAGAGGCCCAGGGAGGAAGAAGAGAACGGCTCTGCAGCTGCTGCCTCAGCCGTCTCCATGGAGCCTGACGGTGGCAAGGAGCCGGATTCTGTCTCCGCTGTCATTCCCGGCTGGTTTTCTGAGATTAGCTCAATGTGGCCAG GAGAGGCACACTCCTTGAAGATAGAGAAGATTTTGTTTCAGGGAAAGTCCGACTATCAGAATGTGATGGTCTTCCAG TCAGCGACATatggaaaggttcttgtatTGGATGGGGTGATTCAGTTAACagaaagggatgaatgtgcctATCAAGAAATGATTACTCATCTCCCACTCTGCTCAATTCCAAATCCAAAGAAG GTTTTGGTTATTGGTGGAGGAGATGGTGGGGTACTGAGGGAAGTGGCTCGTTATTCTTCGGTTGAGAAGATTGATATATGTGAGATCGATAAGATGGTGATTGAT GTGTCTAAACAATTTTTCCCTGAGGTAGCTATTGGATATGAGGACCCACGGGTCACACTTCATGTTGGTGATG GAGTTGCATTTTTGAAGGCTGTTCCCGCAGGAACTTATGATGCAGTAATAGTGGACTCTTCTGACCCAATAG gTCCTGCAAAAGAACTTTTTGAGAAGCCCTTTTTCCAGACAGTAGCTAATGCTCTTCGTCCGGGAGGAGTTGTGTGTACACAGGCAGAGAGTATATGGCTTCACATGCACATCATTGAGGATATTGTGGCAAACTGTCGCGAGATATTCAAAGGCTCTGTCAACTACGCATGGACTACAGTCCCTACATATCCAAG TGGGGTGATTGGTTTTATGCTTTGTTCTACTGAGGGACCTGCTGTGGATTTTAAGCACCCCGTGAATTCAATTGATGAGTCGAAACGGCCCTTGAGATTTTACAACTCTGAG ATTCATACAGCTGCTTTCTGTCTACCATCTTTTGCAAAGAAGGTGATTGACGCAAAAGCAAAGTGA